From the genome of Pantoea alfalfae, one region includes:
- the gcvH gene encoding glycine cleavage system protein GcvH codes for MSNVPNTLKYRDSHEWVRKEADGSYTVGITEHAQELLGDMVFVDLPEVGATFAAGEECAVAESVKAASDIYAPISGEIVAVNEALTDSPEQVNSEPYDGGWLFKIKASDASEIDTLLDADAYKASIDE; via the coding sequence ATGAGCAATGTGCCGAATACGTTGAAGTACCGCGACAGCCACGAATGGGTGCGCAAAGAAGCCGATGGCAGTTACACCGTGGGAATTACGGAACATGCGCAGGAGTTACTGGGCGACATGGTGTTTGTCGATCTGCCGGAAGTGGGCGCGACGTTTGCCGCTGGTGAAGAGTGCGCGGTCGCAGAATCCGTTAAAGCGGCTTCAGATATCTATGCGCCGATCAGCGGTGAGATTGTGGCGGTCAACGAAGCACTGACTGACTCACCGGAGCAGGTCAACAGCGAGCCTTATGACGGCGGCTGGTTATTCAAAATCAAAGCCAGCGACGCGTCTGAAATCGACACGCTGCTGGATGCGGATGCTTACAAAGCCTCCATCGACGAGTAG
- the gcvP gene encoding aminomethyl-transferring glycine dehydrogenase produces MTQTLSQLEHNGAFIERHIGPSPEQQAQMLDAIGSRSLDALISTIVPADIQLPGPPAVGEAATEQQALAELKAIASQNLRYKSWIGMGYSAVITPPVILRNMLENPGWYTAYTPYQPEVSQGRLEALLNFQQLTLDLTGMDIASASLLDEATAAAEAMAMAKRVSKLKNANKFFIADDIHPQTLDVVRTRAETFGFELIIDSADKAPDHDDLFGVLLQQVGTTGDAHDYSALIAGLKARKVVVSVAADFMALVLLEAPGKQGADIVFGSAQRFGVPMGYGGPHAAFFASRDEHKRSMPGRIIGVSRDAAGNTALRMAMQTREQHIRREKANSNICTSQVLLANIAGLYAVFHGPAGLKRIASRIHRFTNILAAGLQQGGLKLRHQHWFDTLTVEVADKAAVLNRALSFGVNLRSDIHNAVGITLDETTCRDDILALFAILLGDEHGQDLEKLDSEVAGESRAIPAGLQRHSEILTHPVFNRHHSETEMMRYMHSLEKKDLALNQAMIPLGSCTMKLNAAAEMIPITWPEFAELHPFCPAEQATGYLQMIGQLSQWLVQLTGYDALCMQPNSGAQGEYAGLLAIRRYHESRGEGDRHLCLIPSSAHGTNPASAQMAGMDVVVVACDKQGNIDLGDLREKAAQAGDKLSCIMVTYPSTHGVYEETIREVCQIVHQYGGQVYLDGANMNAQVGITTPGYIGADVSHLNLHKTFCIPHGGGGPGMGPIGVKAHLAPFVPGHSVVQIDGVLTQQGAVSAAPFGSASILPISWMYIRMMGAEGLKQASSVAILNANYIASRLQSAYPVLYTGRDGRVAHECILDIRPLKEQTGISELDIAKRLIDYGFHAPTMSFPVAGTLMVEPTESESKIELDRFIDAMLSIRMEIDRITAGEWPLDDNPLVNAPHTQLEIVSEWSHPYSRELAVFPAGSHNKYWPTVKRLDDVFGDRNLFCSCVPISDYQ; encoded by the coding sequence ATGACTCAGACTCTCAGCCAGCTTGAACACAACGGTGCATTCATTGAGCGCCATATCGGTCCTTCACCTGAGCAGCAGGCGCAGATGCTTGACGCGATTGGTTCCCGTTCGCTGGACGCGTTAATCAGCACGATTGTGCCGGCAGACATTCAGCTGCCAGGCCCGCCAGCGGTTGGCGAAGCCGCTACGGAACAGCAGGCTCTGGCCGAACTGAAAGCGATTGCCAGCCAGAATCTGCGTTACAAATCCTGGATCGGTATGGGATACAGCGCGGTGATCACCCCGCCGGTCATCCTGCGTAATATGCTGGAGAATCCGGGCTGGTACACCGCCTATACCCCGTATCAGCCCGAGGTCTCCCAGGGCCGTCTGGAAGCGCTGCTGAACTTCCAGCAGCTGACGCTGGACCTCACCGGCATGGATATTGCCTCCGCGTCACTGCTGGATGAAGCCACTGCTGCTGCCGAAGCGATGGCGATGGCAAAGCGCGTCAGTAAGCTCAAAAACGCCAATAAATTCTTTATTGCCGACGATATTCATCCGCAGACGCTGGATGTGGTCCGCACCCGTGCAGAGACATTTGGCTTCGAACTGATTATCGACAGCGCCGACAAAGCGCCCGATCACGACGACCTGTTTGGTGTGCTGCTGCAACAGGTGGGCACGACCGGCGACGCGCACGATTACAGCGCGCTGATTGCCGGACTGAAAGCCCGCAAAGTGGTGGTCAGCGTGGCGGCGGACTTTATGGCGCTGGTATTACTGGAAGCGCCAGGCAAACAGGGTGCAGACATTGTCTTTGGTTCCGCTCAGCGTTTCGGCGTGCCAATGGGCTACGGTGGCCCTCACGCGGCCTTTTTCGCCAGCCGCGATGAACATAAACGCTCTATGCCAGGTCGCATCATTGGTGTTTCACGTGATGCGGCGGGCAACACGGCGCTGCGTATGGCGATGCAGACCCGTGAACAACATATCCGCCGTGAAAAGGCCAACTCCAACATCTGTACGTCGCAGGTGCTGCTGGCAAACATCGCCGGTCTCTATGCGGTATTCCACGGCCCGGCGGGCCTGAAACGCATTGCCTCACGCATTCATCGCTTCACCAACATTCTGGCGGCGGGACTGCAACAGGGTGGCCTGAAGCTGCGCCATCAGCACTGGTTCGACACGCTGACGGTGGAAGTGGCGGATAAAGCCGCCGTGCTGAATCGCGCCCTGAGCTTTGGCGTTAACCTGCGCAGCGACATCCATAACGCCGTCGGCATCACGCTGGATGAAACCACCTGCCGCGACGATATTCTGGCGCTGTTCGCTATTCTGCTGGGTGATGAGCACGGCCAGGATCTGGAAAAGCTCGACAGCGAAGTCGCCGGCGAAAGCCGCGCGATTCCGGCTGGCCTGCAACGCCACAGCGAAATCCTGACCCATCCGGTGTTCAACCGTCATCACAGCGAAACCGAGATGATGCGTTACATGCACAGCCTGGAGAAAAAGGATCTCGCGCTGAATCAGGCGATGATCCCGCTGGGCTCCTGCACCATGAAACTCAACGCTGCTGCCGAAATGATCCCGATCACCTGGCCGGAATTTGCGGAGCTGCATCCGTTCTGCCCGGCGGAACAGGCGACCGGCTATCTGCAGATGATCGGCCAGCTGTCGCAGTGGCTGGTGCAGCTCACTGGCTATGACGCACTTTGTATGCAGCCGAACTCCGGCGCGCAGGGTGAATATGCCGGGCTGCTGGCGATCCGCCGCTATCACGAAAGCCGTGGCGAGGGCGATCGTCATCTCTGCCTGATCCCGAGTTCAGCGCACGGGACTAACCCGGCTTCCGCCCAGATGGCGGGCATGGACGTGGTGGTCGTGGCCTGCGATAAACAGGGCAACATCGACCTTGGCGACCTGCGGGAAAAAGCGGCGCAGGCGGGCGACAAGCTCTCCTGCATCATGGTGACTTATCCCTCCACCCACGGCGTCTATGAAGAGACCATCCGTGAAGTGTGCCAGATTGTGCATCAGTATGGCGGCCAGGTTTATCTGGATGGCGCGAACATGAATGCGCAGGTCGGCATCACCACGCCGGGCTATATCGGCGCGGATGTCTCGCACCTGAATCTGCATAAAACCTTCTGCATTCCGCACGGCGGCGGCGGCCCGGGTATGGGACCGATTGGCGTCAAAGCGCACCTGGCCCCGTTTGTGCCGGGACACAGCGTGGTACAGATCGACGGTGTGCTGACGCAGCAGGGTGCGGTCTCCGCAGCGCCGTTTGGCAGCGCCTCTATTTTGCCGATCAGCTGGATGTACATTCGTATGATGGGCGCCGAAGGGCTGAAACAGGCCAGCTCGGTCGCGATTCTGAATGCCAACTATATCGCCAGCCGCCTGCAGTCCGCCTATCCGGTGCTCTACACGGGCCGTGACGGCCGCGTGGCGCACGAATGTATTCTCGACATCCGTCCGCTGAAAGAGCAGACCGGTATCAGTGAGCTGGATATCGCTAAGCGCCTGATTGATTATGGCTTCCACGCGCCGACCATGTCCTTCCCGGTAGCGGGTACGCTGATGGTGGAACCAACCGAGTCCGAGAGCAAAATCGAACTGGATCGCTTTATCGACGCGATGCTGTCGATCCGCATGGAGATTGACCGTATCACGGCAGGTGAGTGGCCGCTCGACGACAACCCTCTGGTCAATGCGCCGCATACCCAGCTGGAAATCGTCAGTGAGTGGTCACATCCTTACAGCCGTGAACTGGCGGTCTTCCCGGCGGGCAGCCACAACAAATACTGGCCGACGGTAAAACGTCTGGATGATGTGTTTGGCGACCGCAATCTGTTCTGCTCATGCGTACCCATCAGCGACTATCAGTAA
- a CDS encoding SDR family oxidoreductase has protein sequence MKMALVTGGSRGIGRATSLLLAAQGYRVAVNYRQREAEAQQLVAQIQQQGGEAFAVQADISDEAQVMAMFAQLDQQSVSLALLVNNAGILFQQCRTEQLDAARLHKVFATNVIGTFLCCREAVKRMGTHHGGQGGAIVNVSSAASRTGAPGEYVDYAASKGAMDTLTKGLSLEVAQQGIRVNGVRPGFIYTEMHADGGEPGRVDRLASVIPMGRGGEAEEVAQAIVWLASDAASYVTGSIIDAAGGR, from the coding sequence ATGAAAATGGCGCTGGTTACGGGTGGCAGCCGCGGTATCGGACGGGCCACGTCGCTGTTACTGGCAGCGCAGGGTTATCGTGTTGCGGTGAACTATCGTCAGCGTGAGGCCGAAGCGCAACAGCTGGTGGCGCAGATCCAGCAGCAGGGCGGTGAAGCCTTTGCTGTTCAGGCAGATATCAGTGATGAAGCCCAGGTGATGGCGATGTTTGCGCAACTCGACCAGCAGTCTGTGTCGCTGGCGTTGCTGGTGAACAACGCCGGGATTCTTTTTCAGCAGTGCCGCACCGAGCAACTGGATGCAGCGCGACTGCATAAAGTCTTTGCCACCAATGTTATCGGGACCTTTCTCTGCTGTCGTGAGGCGGTTAAGCGGATGGGCACCCATCATGGCGGTCAGGGCGGTGCGATTGTCAATGTCTCATCGGCCGCATCCCGTACTGGTGCGCCCGGCGAATATGTTGATTACGCCGCCTCAAAAGGGGCGATGGATACGCTGACGAAAGGTTTGTCGCTGGAAGTGGCGCAACAGGGGATTCGGGTTAATGGCGTACGTCCGGGATTTATCTATACAGAGATGCATGCCGATGGCGGCGAGCCGGGCAGGGTAGACAGGCTTGCCAGCGTGATCCCGATGGGACGTGGCGGTGAGGCAGAAGAGGTGGCGCAAGCGATCGTCTGGCTGGCCAGCGACGCGGCCTCTTACGTCACCGGCAGCATCATTGACGCTGCCGGTGGGCGTTAA
- a CDS encoding 6-phospho-beta-glucosidase, translating into MSAELQLPKGFLWGGAVAAHQVEGGWDQGGKGVSIADVLTGGSHGVDRVITDGVQPGHFYPNHKGVEFYSHYKQDVALFAEMGFKCFRTSIAWTRIFPNGDEQQPNEAGLQFYDDLFDELLKYGIEPVITLSHFEMPYHLVKEYGGWHNRKVVDFFVRFSEVVMNRYKNKVKYWMTFNEINNQRNWQYPLFGYCCSGVIFTEHEKPEQAMYQVMHHQFVASARVVKLGHDINPDFQIGCMIAMVPVYPFSCHPDDVVLAQESMHQRYVFSDVQMRGYYPAYTLKEWARKGYDIQMEADDAETLRQGCADYVGFSYYMSNAVKTDASGVDDPITGFEGVVKNPHVKASDWGWQIDPVGLRYAMNEMYERYQKPLFIVENGFGAIDKPNADGLIEDDYRIDYLRAHIEEMKKAVAYDGVDLMGYTPWGCLDCVSFTTGQYDKRYGFIHVNKNDDGSGDFSRAKKKSFDWYQQVIASNGENL; encoded by the coding sequence ATGAGTGCAGAATTGCAGTTACCAAAAGGCTTTCTTTGGGGCGGCGCAGTGGCAGCGCATCAGGTTGAAGGCGGCTGGGATCAGGGCGGCAAAGGCGTCAGCATTGCTGACGTGCTGACCGGCGGTTCGCATGGCGTTGACCGGGTGATCACCGACGGCGTGCAGCCTGGCCATTTCTATCCGAACCACAAAGGCGTGGAGTTTTACTCCCACTACAAACAGGATGTCGCGCTGTTTGCCGAGATGGGCTTCAAATGCTTCCGCACCTCCATTGCCTGGACCCGCATCTTCCCCAACGGGGATGAGCAGCAGCCCAACGAAGCGGGCCTGCAATTCTATGACGATCTGTTTGATGAACTGCTGAAGTATGGCATTGAACCGGTCATCACCCTTTCGCACTTCGAAATGCCTTATCACCTGGTCAAAGAGTATGGCGGCTGGCATAACCGTAAAGTGGTCGACTTCTTTGTGCGCTTCAGCGAAGTGGTGATGAATCGCTATAAGAACAAAGTGAAATACTGGATGACCTTTAACGAGATCAACAACCAGCGTAACTGGCAGTATCCGCTGTTTGGTTACTGCTGTTCAGGCGTGATCTTCACCGAACACGAGAAGCCTGAGCAGGCGATGTATCAGGTGATGCATCACCAGTTTGTTGCCAGCGCCAGAGTGGTCAAACTCGGCCACGATATCAATCCAGACTTTCAGATTGGCTGCATGATTGCCATGGTCCCGGTTTATCCGTTCTCCTGCCACCCGGACGATGTCGTGCTGGCGCAGGAGTCGATGCATCAGCGCTATGTGTTCAGTGACGTGCAAATGCGCGGCTACTACCCGGCCTACACCCTGAAAGAGTGGGCGCGCAAAGGGTATGACATCCAGATGGAAGCGGACGATGCCGAGACACTGCGTCAGGGCTGCGCCGACTATGTCGGCTTCAGCTACTACATGAGCAACGCCGTGAAGACCGATGCCAGCGGCGTTGACGACCCGATTACCGGCTTTGAAGGTGTGGTGAAAAACCCGCATGTGAAAGCGTCAGACTGGGGCTGGCAGATCGACCCGGTGGGCCTGCGCTATGCCATGAACGAGATGTACGAGCGTTACCAGAAGCCGCTGTTCATTGTAGAGAACGGCTTTGGTGCTATCGATAAGCCCAATGCCGACGGGCTGATTGAAGATGATTACCGCATCGACTATCTGCGTGCGCACATCGAAGAGATGAAGAAAGCGGTGGCATATGATGGTGTGGATTTAATGGGCTATACGCCGTGGGGCTGCCTGGATTGCGTTTCGTTCACTACCGGTCAGTACGACAAGCGTTACGGCTTTATTCATGTGAATAAAAATGATGATGGCAGCGGTGATTTTTCTCGTGCGAAGAAGAAGAGCTTTGACTGGTATCAGCAGGTTATCGCCAGCAACGGCGAAAACCTCTGA
- a CDS encoding MurR/RpiR family transcriptional regulator, with protein sequence MFSHRDLARLNDLEMQVYQFIIKHREGVSYMTIRELAAQAGVSTTTVLRFCRKMDCEGWSEFRIRLRLSEQQSAPLLNTAGVSEMLSFFKSINNPEFEQLIAQAAQKINQAERIFFIGVGTSGSLAKYGARFFSNLGKFSHAIDDPYYPVAPDLYENDIAIILSVSGETEEILRIASQFSINKCKIIAITNTESCSLAKIGDFNLCYHVPIIRMADNTDITTQVPVTYIIEAIGRQLGK encoded by the coding sequence ATGTTTTCGCATCGCGATCTCGCTCGTCTTAACGATCTGGAAATGCAGGTCTATCAGTTCATCATTAAGCACCGCGAAGGCGTCAGCTACATGACGATCCGCGAGCTGGCTGCGCAGGCTGGTGTCTCTACTACTACCGTGCTACGTTTCTGCCGCAAGATGGATTGCGAAGGCTGGTCGGAATTCCGCATCCGCCTGCGCTTAAGCGAACAACAGAGCGCGCCGCTGCTGAACACGGCCGGCGTCAGCGAAATGCTGAGCTTTTTTAAGAGTATAAATAACCCGGAGTTTGAACAGCTTATTGCCCAGGCCGCGCAGAAGATTAATCAGGCGGAGCGAATTTTCTTTATTGGCGTCGGCACCTCCGGCAGCCTGGCAAAATATGGCGCGCGTTTTTTCTCAAACCTCGGTAAATTCAGTCATGCGATTGACGATCCCTATTATCCTGTCGCACCCGATCTCTATGAAAATGATATTGCCATTATTTTATCGGTCTCAGGCGAAACCGAAGAGATCCTGCGCATTGCCAGCCAGTTTAGTATTAATAAGTGCAAAATCATTGCGATAACCAATACGGAAAGCTGCTCACTGGCGAAGATTGGTGACTTCAACCTCTGCTATCACGTGCCGATTATCCGCATGGCGGACAACACCGATATTACGACTCAGGTGCCAGTGACCTATATTATTGAAGCTATAGGCCGTCAGCTGGGGAAATAA
- the trhA gene encoding PAQR family membrane homeostasis protein TrhA, whose translation MTPTLSHKQRHAADEWFGEEIANSISHGLGCLFGIVGLVLMLNQATERQADTVTFISYSLYGGSMILLFLASTLYHAIPAGPARPWLKKFDHCAIYLLIAGTYTPFLLVGLRTPLAYGLMAVIWGLALTGILFKLTIAHRFKALSLVTYLCMGWLSLIVVYQLAMILPAGCIWLLAAGGIIYSLGVIFYVARRIPYNHAIWHLFVLGGSLCHFCAIYFYVR comes from the coding sequence ATGACCCCCACACTTTCTCACAAACAACGACACGCGGCGGACGAGTGGTTCGGCGAAGAAATTGCCAACAGTATCAGTCATGGTCTGGGCTGTCTCTTCGGCATCGTCGGACTGGTGCTGATGCTCAATCAGGCAACGGAGAGGCAGGCTGACACCGTCACTTTTATCAGTTATAGCCTCTATGGTGGCAGCATGATCCTGCTGTTTCTGGCCTCGACGCTTTATCACGCTATTCCGGCTGGCCCGGCCAGGCCCTGGCTGAAAAAGTTTGATCACTGCGCCATTTATCTGCTGATTGCCGGCACCTATACGCCGTTTCTGCTGGTCGGGCTGAGAACGCCGCTGGCGTATGGATTAATGGCGGTAATCTGGGGGCTGGCACTGACGGGTATTCTGTTCAAGCTCACGATTGCGCATCGCTTCAAAGCGCTGTCGCTGGTGACCTATCTTTGTATGGGGTGGTTGTCGCTGATTGTGGTTTATCAGCTGGCGATGATCCTGCCTGCGGGCTGCATCTGGTTGCTGGCCGCAGGCGGAATTATCTATTCGCTGGGCGTGATCTTCTACGTGGCGCGCCGCATTCCCTATAACCATGCCATCTGGCATTTGTTCGTGCTGGGCGGCAGTCTCTGCCACTTCTGCGCTATCTACTTTTATGTGCGCTGA